In Oncorhynchus clarkii lewisi isolate Uvic-CL-2024 chromosome 16, UVic_Ocla_1.0, whole genome shotgun sequence, one genomic interval encodes:
- the LOC139368704 gene encoding COMM domain-containing protein 7-like isoform X2: MLQLQFTKDTLPDSVSNDFQNLNKFNEQQFTSLTEILFNFLLEPKEADRFLHQLSEFAGENGMSAGPLRNLMKSLLLLPHGSLKKNLTEDQVKEDLLTLGVSEDKADHFSQQWSLHYPVLSRLAVGQTLMVNQLVDMEWKFGVTVGTSELQKVGNTFLQLKLVIRKGNSTENVYMELTLPQFYNFLHEMERAKASMDCFS, from the exons ATGTTGCAACTGCAATTTACCAAAGATACTTTACCAGATTCTGTGAGCAATGACTTTCAGAACTTGAACAAATTCAACGAACAG CAATTCACAAGTCTGACTGAGATTCTTTTCAATTTCCTGTTGGAGCCAAAAGAG GCGGACAGGTTCCTGCATCAGCTGAGTGAGTTTGCAGGAGAGAATGGGATGAGTGCAGGCCCACTGAGGAACCTCATGAAGAGCCTCCTGCTGCTTCCCCATG gTTCCCTGAAGAAAAATCTGACAGAAGACCAAGTCAAAGAGGACCTTCTCACTTTAG GAGTCAGTGAAGACAAGGCAGACCATTTTTCACAACAG tggAGCCTCCACTACCCTGTGTTGTCCAGGCTGGCTGTAGGACAGACACTGATGGTCAACCAGTTGGTGGACATGGAGTGGAAGTTTGGTG TGACCGTGGGGACGAGTGAACTTCAGAAAGTTGGAAACACCTTTCTACAG CTTAAGTTGGTCATCAGAAAGGGGAACTCAACTGAAAATGTCTACATGG AGTTGACCCTCCCCCAGTTTTACAACTTTCTCCATGAAATGGAGAGGGCCAAAGCCAGTATGGACTGTTTCAGCTGA
- the LOC139368704 gene encoding COMM domain-containing protein 7-like isoform X1, which produces MLQLQFTKDTLPDSVSNDFQNLNKFNEQADRFLHQLSEFAGENGMSAGPLRNLMKSLLLLPHGSLKKNLTEDQVKEDLLTLGVSEDKADHFSQQWSLHYPVLSRLAVGQTLMVNQLVDMEWKFGVTVGTSELQKVGNTFLQLKLVIRKGNSTENVYMELTLPQFYNFLHEMERAKASMDCFS; this is translated from the exons ATGTTGCAACTGCAATTTACCAAAGATACTTTACCAGATTCTGTGAGCAATGACTTTCAGAACTTGAACAAATTCAACGAACAG GCGGACAGGTTCCTGCATCAGCTGAGTGAGTTTGCAGGAGAGAATGGGATGAGTGCAGGCCCACTGAGGAACCTCATGAAGAGCCTCCTGCTGCTTCCCCATG gTTCCCTGAAGAAAAATCTGACAGAAGACCAAGTCAAAGAGGACCTTCTCACTTTAG GAGTCAGTGAAGACAAGGCAGACCATTTTTCACAACAG tggAGCCTCCACTACCCTGTGTTGTCCAGGCTGGCTGTAGGACAGACACTGATGGTCAACCAGTTGGTGGACATGGAGTGGAAGTTTGGTG TGACCGTGGGGACGAGTGAACTTCAGAAAGTTGGAAACACCTTTCTACAG CTTAAGTTGGTCATCAGAAAGGGGAACTCAACTGAAAATGTCTACATGG AGTTGACCCTCCCCCAGTTTTACAACTTTCTCCATGAAATGGAGAGGGCCAAAGCCAGTATGGACTGTTTCAGCTGA